A portion of the Drosophila sechellia strain sech25 chromosome 2R, ASM438219v1, whole genome shotgun sequence genome contains these proteins:
- the LOC6618828 gene encoding small integral membrane protein 14 yields the protein MSDDFDGCECVWSQEYVMQRLINFIRQNQDACGDNECLDVTGRTPHQAQIAGRGDNSGFFVAMIFLIVALFMNIVTPSTLGNFTSNKRAGGRRDNNQDGSPPQPPPPAIN from the exons ATGTCCGACGACTTCGATGGCTGCGAGTGCGTCTGGTCGCAGGAGTATGTGATGCAGCGTCTCATCAACTTC ATACGACAGAACCAGGATGCCTGCGGGGACAACGAGTGTTTAGATG TCACCGGACGCACTCCGCACCAGGCGCAGATCGCCGGACGCGGGGATAACAGCGGCTTCTTCGTCGCCATGATCTTCCTGATCGTGGCCTTGTTTATGAACATAGTGACCCCGAGTACCCTGGGCAACTTCACCAGCAACAAGCGAGCTGGCGGCCGACGCGACAATAACCAGGACGGCTCTCCGCCGCAGCCTCCTCCGCCGGCCATCAACTAG